A genomic segment from Spinacia oleracea cultivar Varoflay chromosome 3, BTI_SOV_V1, whole genome shotgun sequence encodes:
- the LOC110802014 gene encoding phosphoenolpyruvate carboxylase kinase 1: MFTRDYDVIEEIGRGRFGVVFKCKSRSTGEIFAVKSVDKSLVSGDATDKQSLIDEPKALLLLSLSSTSSSYVTRLHSTYDTPSHLHLVLDYSPFPSLYDVVSLRHRIPEPESKSIGFSLLQAVLHCHQNGVVHRDIKPDNIMFDPVNKRVKLCDFGSAGFVNEGGATMSEVVGTPYYVAPEILEGKEYCEKVDVWSAGVVLYITLAGFPPFCGERVEEIFDKVLKGNLRFPFRVFGNFSPSVKDLLRKMICKDVSRRLSAQEALRHPWFTESPQVEGATYDSDLNLYN, encoded by the exons ATGTTCACAAGAGACTACGACGTCATCGAGGAGATCGGAAGAGGACGATTCGGCGTCGTTTTCAAGTGTAAATCCCGATCAACTGGAGAAATCTTCGCCGTGAAATCAGTCGACAAATCGTTAGTTTCCGGCGATGCAACCGATAAACAATCCCTCATCGACGAACCCAAAGCTCTccttcttctttctctctcctccacctCATCATCATACGTTACACGCCTTCACTCTACCTATGATACCCCCTCTCACCTCCATCTCGTTCTCGATTACTCCCCTTTTCCTTCTTTATACGACGTCGTTTCTCTCCGCCACCGTATCCCCGAGCCTGAATCTAAGTCCATTGGATTCTCTCTCCTTCAGGCTGTCCTACATTGCCATCAAAACGGCGTCGTTCACCGCGATATCAAGCCGGATAATATCATGTTCGATCCGGTTAATAAACGGGTCAAATTGTGCGATTTCGGGTCGGCTGGGTTTGTTAACGAAGGTGGAGCGACAATGAGTGAGGTTGTGGGGACGCCGTATTACGTGGCGCCGGAGATTCTAGAAGGGAAGGAGTACTGTGAGAAGGTGGATGTTTGGAGTGCGGGTGTCGTTTTATATATTACTCTTGCAGGGTTTCCGCCGTTTTGTGGAGAGAGAGTGGAAGAGATTTTTGATAAAGTATTGAAGGGTAATTTGAGGTTTCCTTTCAGGGTTTTTGGGAATTTCTCACCTTCTGTTAAAgatcttttgagaaagatgatCTGTAAAGACGTTTCCAGAAGACTCTCCGCTCAAGAAGCTCTCC GACACCCTTGGTTCACGGAAAGTCCGCAAGTGGAGGGGGCAACCTACGACAGTGACCTGAATCTTTATAATTAG
- the LOC130469466 gene encoding LOW QUALITY PROTEIN: kxDL motif-containing protein LO9-177-like (The sequence of the model RefSeq protein was modified relative to this genomic sequence to represent the inferred CDS: deleted 1 base in 1 codon; substituted 1 base at 1 genomic stop codon) has protein sequence MTYTDYILCLYLHMKVSERTSIRAASKEVSHEVKTLMDTEAIDSFKQTQHLLLGRLQDSNAVLSHFINEYLDNCXADVMTEFSKNTRLLKSMKSDLDYIFLKLRNIKSKIFATYPDAFPNESLEVVDTRPDLEFEFVLLNLVEQETENRLVHRGNIYCSVHHGINDHTRWM, from the exons ATGACGTATACTGACTATATCTTGTGCCTCTATTTACATATGAAAGTATCGGAGAGGACATCGATAAGGGCTGCATCTAAGGAGGTTTCTCATGAAGTGAAAACTCTGATGGATACAGAGGCTATAGATTCATTCAAGCAAACACAACACCTGCTATTAGGAAGGTTGCAAGATAGCAATGCAGTGCTTTCACATTTT ATCAATGAATACTTAGACAATTGCTAAGCAGATGTCATGACTGAGTTTTCAAAAAATACACGTCTTTTGAAATCAATGAAGAGTGACCTTGACTACATATTTCTCAAGTTGAGAAACATCAAGTCCAAGATTTTCGCCACTTATCCTGATGCGTTTCCAAATGAATCCTTGGAAGTTGTTGACACCAGACCAGACCTTGAG TTCGAGTTTGTACTTTTAAACCTTGTTGAGCAAGAAACTGAGAACAGGCTTGTTCACCGTGGAAATATATATTGCTCAGTTCATCATGGCATCAATGACCACACTCG TTggatgtag